The stretch of DNA TTCCGATTCATATCCCTCCGCTCCGGGAAAGGAGACAGGATATACCCTTACTTCTAAATCATTTTCTTGAGCAGTCCAATCGTTTAAATGATGCCGCTGTTGAAGGATTCTCGGAAGAGGCCATGGATATTTTAATTAGTTACGAATATCCAGGAAATGTGAGAGAATTACAGAATATTGTTGAAAGAAATGTTGTTTTGAAAAAGAAGGGCTGTATAGCGGTGGAAGACCTGCCGGAAAAGTTGTGGAATGTAAAAGATAAAGAACAACAACTTGATATTCAGAAGGGATACGAGACCCTTGTAACGGAATTTGAAAAATCAATTATTGCAAAAGCCCTCCAGGAAACAAAAGGGGTAAAAAGCAAGGCAGCCAACATACTTAATCTAAACAGGACTACCTTAATCGAAAAGATGAAACGTTTCGGGATGGACTAATTTTTTCTCTGTCAATAATTTGACAATCATTAGATACGCCTGGAAACAACAAAATCCTTACAAAGATCAACTTCTCTTAAAAACTGAAACGGGCTGGCAGTGTGAGAGTTGGGATTGGTATATATCTTGCAGAGGTTAAGGTTATGTCCATTTCAGAAGCAGAATTGCTGAAAGATGCGTTTAACGGGTTTTCAAGGGCCTCTGATTCCATAGTTAATTATTATAATGTTCTTGAGAGCCAGATAAGACTCTTAAAAGAAGAGGTAGAAAGTAAAAACAGGGAGTTAGAAAAGGCTAAGGAGTACCTGTATAATATACTTGATTCTATTCCGGTAGGCATTGTTGTTGTTGATCAGAAATCCATATCGTTTTTAAATAAAACAGCAGAAAGGCTGAGTTCAGAGAAATTTATTGATGACCTGAATAACAGCAGCCAGAAGGCTGGTGAGATCAAAAATGGTAAAGGTCAATACAGATGGAAAAAGGATGTATTGAGGAACGGCTTTACAGGCAAAGAAGTAATAGTCATTGAAGATGTAACTGAGTTTGAAAAGATGAAAGAGAGGTTTGAAAGGGATGAGAGATTACGGGCTATGGGCGAAATGGCTGCCAGGATCGCCCATGAAATAAAGAACCCTCTCGGCAGTATGGAGCTTTTTCTTTCAATGCTGTCGGATAGAAAGCTGAAACCCAAAGAGAAAAAATATGTCGACTATATACATTTCGGTGTGCAGACGATCGACAGGATTATTAATAACATTCTTTCTTATACGAGGCCAAGAAGCCTTGTAATGAATGAAGAAAAGATAGACAAGGTGGTTGAAGAGACACTGGATTTTATGAAACTGTCGATTATGAGCAGGAATATAAATGTTCATTATGATGTTCATTATGACGGGGTTTCTTTTTTTGATCCCGATATGATGAAGCTTGTAATAATGAACTTCATCAGCAATGCCATTGATGCAGTGACCGGCAAGGGCTCGATACGAATTGAAATAAAGGAAGAAGGAAAATATGTAGTAATCGTCGTTAACGATAACGGTGCTGGAATGAGCGAGGATGTAAGAAAGAACATATTTAATCCGTTTTTTACAACAAAAGACAAAGGTGTTGGACTTGGGCTTTTTATCGTGCACAACATCGTGCAAGCCCATAAGGGATACATAGAGGTAGAGTCAACCGAAGGTGTTGGTACAACATTTTTTGTTTATATTCCAAAGGACAGCCAATGAAGACCAACGTGCTTGTTATTGATGATGATTATCATATGAGGGTTGCCCTGAAGGAATCCCTGACAAAAACAGGATATACAGTTTTCCTTGCTGAGAACGGTATGAAGGCAATTAATGAAATAAGCAAACGTATTTTTGATCTTGTTATAACGGATGTTAAAATGCCACATTTAAATGGCATCGAACTCTTAAAACATATACGGAAAGAACATCCCTTGCTGCCGGTAATTCTTGTTACTGCCTACGGGACAATTCAGGATGCAGTGAGTGTAATAAAAGAGGGCGCGTTTGATTATATTCAAAAGCCTTTTACCGCCGATACACTCTACAGTACAATAAAACGTGCCATCGGCGTGAACAACGGAAAGATTATCTATGCTTCAAAGGCTATCAAGGATGTTCTTATGAAAGCGGAAAAGGTTGCAAAGTCGGATGTCACTGTGCTCGTTCTTGGTGAAAGCGGTGTTGGTAAAGAACTTATTTCACGCTTTATTCATGAAAACAGCGACAGGCCTAAGAGTCCTTTTGTACCGGTAAACTGTGCGTCCTTACCCGAAAATCTCCTTGAAAGTGAACTTTTTGGTTATGAAAAAGGTGCATTCACCGGTGCTTATTCAAGGAAAATGGGTAAATTTGAGATAGCCGACAGAGGAACGATACTCCTTGACGAAATAACAGAGATGGATTTCAGGCTCCAGGCCAAGTTGCTAAGGGTATTGCAGGAAAAGGAAATAGAGGTAGTTGGCTCGAAGTATCCTAAGAAGATCGATGCAAGGGTTATTGCAACGACGAACAGAAATATTGTGAAACTGGTGGAGGAAGGCAAATTCCGCGAAGATCTTTATTATCGGCTCAATGTCTTTCCGATATATGTTCCCCCGCTAAGGGAAAGGAAAGAGGATATCCCGGAGCTTGTGGCATATTTTTTGCGTAAGCATTCAAAAGGTATGGACGTGAGTATAAACGAAGAAGCAATGAATTTTTTAATGGAAAACAATTGGAAAGGTAATGCACGAGAGCTTGAGAACGTCATTGCAAGGGCGTGCATCTTATCTAATTACTCTGTTATAAAATTGACACATTTACAGGAAATGACATTTGCCCAGGATAGTTCACGGGGGTCGATCAGGGAAATGGAGATGAAGCTCATCCTGGATGCACTTAAAACCTGTAATGGAAATAGAACAAGGGCTGCATCGATGCTTGGTAAAACAACAAGAACCCTGAGAAACAAAATTAAGGAATACAAAGACACGGGTATCCTGCCCGCAACAGAGGACAAACAATGGATGTCTTGAGTTTTGTAGAAAAAGCACTAAATGTCAGGGCCTTTAATCATAAAGTCCTTGCAGGGAACATAACACATGTTGAGACTCCGAACTATAAGGAAAAAGAGGTTGATTTTAAGCAAGCGCTTGAAAGACAGATGGCAGGTCTGAAAAATATCGAGATACAGGAAAAAACTGAAAGCGACGGCATGGGCAGTGTGGATGGCAATACGGTAAACATGGAGGTTCAGATGGTTAAGATGAACGAAAACAGCATGATGTATAATGCCCTTATTCAGATTATTTCAAAGAAATTCTCTATGATGCGTTATATGATTTCTGAAGGAAGGCGATAACCTAATGAGAAAGAGATGGGAACAGAGCAAACAAAGAAGGTCTCAAGTTCATAGCTCAGGAGGGAGAATATGAGCATTCTTGACATTTTAAGAATAAGTGCGTCAGGGTTGAAAGCCCAGCGGATAAGGATGGAAGTGATAGCAACAAACCTCGCCAATATACAAACCACAAGGACTGACGAAGGCGGTCCCTACGCGAAAAAAGAGGTTGTTTTCACAACGGCGGATGTTTCTGAAGCAGGCGGATTCGGCAAAATGTTTTCCGAGAAGATTGAGGGAGTGAAGGTTGAGGAAATTGCCAATAGCAAAAAACATTTTGAAAAGGCATATGATCCTGGCCATCCCGATGCAGACCAAGAGGGATACGTGACCAGTCCAAATGTCAATCTTATGGAAGAAATGGCAGACATGATATCGGCTACCAGGGCGTATGAAGCAAATATAAATGTTGTTAACACGACAAAAGAGATGTTCCTAAAAACGCTTGAAATAGGTAAGTAGGAGGGATAAATGAAGATTGAAGCATTACAGCTACCCAACTTTGCTGAAAAAAAGGGTGCCACGGAGGTGAAGGGATCTGCTTCGTTCACAGAAATTTTAAAAGATTCTATGAACAAGGCGAATGAACTGCAGAAAGAAGCAGACCAGGAAACCCAAAAGATTGCAAAAATGGAAAGCGTGGATATACATACTGCTATGATTGCCGCTGAAAAGGCAAGCCTGACATTCCAGACCATGATGCAGGTACGGAATAAGATAATAGAGGCTTATGGAGAAATTATGAGGATGCAGGTGTAATCATGGCGGCAACAGAGTTGCTTTTGAACAACGCGAAAAGCTATATCACGAATGTCCCGAAAAACAAGCTCTATCTATATTTGTTTCTTTTTGTATCTATCGTAGGGGGCTCTGTTCTTGGTTTATCTTTTCTCCAGAAAGAGGACTATCAAACCCTTTTCTCCGGTCTGGCTGTTGAGGATGCTTCAATGATTGTTGCAAAGCTGAAGGAGCAAAAAGTCCCTTATAAGTTAGGGTTGGGCGGGACAACCGTATATGTACCAAAAGAAAAGGTTTATGATGTAAGGCTTTTGCTCGCTTCACAGAATGCATTGCCAGGGAATAGCGGGGTAGGCTTTGAACTTTTTGATAAAACCAACTATGGCATGACTGAATTTATGCAGAACATTAACTATAAACGGGCAATCCAAGGAGAATTGGCAAGGACAATTAACCAGATGCCTGAAGTAAAAACATCCCGTGTCCATATTGCTCTTCCGGAAAGGACACTTTTTTACGATAGAGAAAAACAAGTAACTGCATCTATTTTTTTAAAACTTAAACCAGGGAAGGCCCTCCCAAAAGAGCAGGTTGCAGGAATTGTCCAGTTTGTGGCAAGCAGCATCGAAGGTCTCAAGGCAGAAAACATAACAGTAATAGATTCCTCAGGGAAAATACTTTACAAAAGTGGGGATGCAAGTTCGCCGATTGTCCTCTCCGGACAACAATATGAACTTCAGAAGAACGTAGAACGAAAATTCGAGGAATCCATCCAATCACTGCTTAATACTTTTCTACCGGCGAGCAGGTCTATAGTGAGGGCAAGTGTTGAGCTTAACCTGAGAAAGGTAGAAACAGTTGAAGAAGAGTATAATCCCGAAAAGGCCGTTGTAGCAACCTCAAAAAAGAGCAGGGAAATGGTTGCAAGCAGAGCAGCAAAAGCTGGAGGTGTTCCGGGCGTAGCATCCAATACTCCTAATGCACCAAAAAAAGAGGGGAATAAGAATAAGGGAAATCAGGAGAACCCGGACAAAGCCAAAGAATCCGAAAGAGAAGAGGAACATAAAACGTATGAACTCACTAAAACCATTAGAAAAATTGTAGAACCTTATGGAGATATCAAAAAGCTCTCCCTTGCAGTAGTGGTTGATGGCAAATACGAGAAAGTTAAAGGACAAAAAGGGGAGGAATCGAGATATGCCCCAAGATCCCAGAAAGAATTGCAAGACATAAAGAATTTGATTGCCAGGGCGGTTGGATATAATGAGCAACGCGGCGATAAATTGGAAGTGCAAAGTGCGCCGTTTGAGATTGAAAATGTAGCCGAGGATAAAAGTTTATTGGAAAGTTCGAATAAAAAAGAGATGATATACAATATAGGGAAATATGTCTTTTATTTGGCAATACTTCTTTCGATCTTTACCTTTGTCGTAAAGCCTGTAATAGGCTTGTTCAAAGATAGAGCTGGATCAATAGCTATGAGACAAGTCAGCGGCATAAAGGATACGTATGCAGGAAGCAAAGGCGCTATAAACGATGCCAGTGCCAAAGGAGGCGCCGATTCCACGCCTGTCTTAAGCAAAGCACAGCCAGCCTTTGCGAGCGCACTCCAGGATAAAGCCCTTGTAAAATCTATTATTAAAGAATGGGTCAGGGAGAGAAGCTAATGGATGTCTCTGATATTACAGGCGCAAGAAAGGCAGCAATACTGCTTTTAACAATGGATGAAGAATTATCCAAGGAGATCCTGAAGGAGTTTGAAAAAGATGAGATAGAAACGATCGGGAGGGAAATAGCAAATTTAAAGTATATCCCTGAAAATACAGTAAGGCTGGTTCATGGCGAATTCTTGAAAAGCCTTGAAAAAAGCGGTTTAGCTGTTGTAGATGGGCAAAACAAGTTTAAAGCACTCATGAAGAAGAGCCTGGGCAATGAAACGGCAGACGCTATTTTTGACTCAATGGGGGGCAAAGAAGGCGCACCAGGTGACTTCCTGAGGACCTGCGACTCAAGATTGCTTGCGGCTACCATTAAAGGGGAACATTCCCAGACTATTTCACTTATTGTATCACTCTTGCCTTCAAAGAAGGCCTGCGAGGTAATCGGTATGCTCCCGGGAAATATGCAGGGAGATGTAATAACAAGAATGGCAAATCTCGGTAGAGTAGACAAGAATGTTTTGTCAGAGATTGAAGGTATTATGCGCGAACAACTGCAAGATTTAGGGGTTGGTGAAGAAAAACAGATGGGCGGAGTAAGCGCCGTAGCAAACATTCTTAACCAGATGGATAAAACTCGAGAGGGCGAAATCCTTGGAATTATCGAAGAAATGAATCCTGAACTTGCAGAAAGAATAAAACAATTTATGTTTACCTTCGAAGATCTTATCAAACTTGACAATAAGAGTATCCAGAGCCTTCTCAAAGAGATTTCCACAGAGGATCTTGCCATAGCCTTAAAAGGCGCATCAGATACCATAAAAGCAAAGATCTTTACCAATATGTCAGAAAGGGCAGCTGCCATGCTTAAAGAAGATCTCGAGGCAATGGGCCCGGTAAGGTTATCAGAGGTTGATCAGGCACAGAAAAGGATTGCGTTAACGGCAAAAAGACTTGAGGCTGAAGGAAAGATCATCATTACAGGTGAAAATGAAAAATTCGTATAATAAAAAAGAGGTTCACCCGCTTACCTTAAATTCCTTTGCCGATATTCTCCCAAATGATGAAAATGTCAAATTTATCTCTTTTTTCGGTAGTTCCCCTGAAAAAAAAGGACATTGGCAGGAAGTTGGAAGGCAATTAAAGAACGAGGCAGATATCGAAACCGAGACAAGAAAGGTATTCGAAGATGCATATAAGGAGGGCGAAAAAGCAGGATTCGAAGTAGGCATGAAAAAGGTTGAGCCTCTTATTAGAAGACTAAATGGAGATATAGCTGCGTTGTCTGCATTTAAAGAAGAGCTTTATAAAAAAGCAGAAGAAATGTCGGTTGAACTGGCGTTGGTGTTTGCAGAGGCTATTGTCTTGCAAGAGTGTACAAAAAACAGGGATATTGTTCTTAATATGGCAAAAAAGGCACTTGAAATTTGTGAAGAAAAACACGAAATAACCATCAGAATCAGAAGAGATGATATCAGATATATTTCGGAAGACGCCATAAGTTCATTAAAAGTTATACCGGATGATACATTGAAGGACCCAGGTTTTATCATTGAGTCAAATTTTGGTGCTATAGACGGAACTATTGCCACACAGATAGAGGAACTGAAAAAAGAGTTTTGCAAGGAATATGCAGACAGATGAAAAGTTGCTTGTTATTCGAGAAGCACTAAAAGGTTTTTACCCCTACAAGGTATACGGCAAAGTAAATCAGGTGGTAGGGCTTGTCATTGAAGGGAAAGGTCCCATATCATCGGTTGGCGATGCAGCGCTGATTCATCCGGTGGACGGAACTTCGCCGATTAATGCTGAAGTTGTTGGTTTCAAAGACGGGAAGACCCTACTTATGCCTCTTGGCGACTTAAGGGGGATCGGGGTAGGATCAAAGATACTTTCAAGAAAACAGACGGTAAATGTTGCCGTGGGTGAAGGCCTCCTCGGAAGGGTTATAGACGGACTTGGAAATCCCATGGATGGCAAGGGGCCCATTAATTGTTCTGATTTTGTGCCTGTTTACAGAGAGACGGTAAACCCTATGAAAAAAAAGAGGATTCTTGACCCTCTCGACCTTGGCATACGGAGTATGAACGGCCTTCTTACCTGCGGGAAGGGACAGAGAATAGGGATATTTGCAGGCTCAGGTGTCGGAAAAAGTGTGCTCCTTGGCATGATTGCAAGACATACAGAAGCAGACATTAATGTCATAGGGCTCATCGGCGAACGAGGAAGAGAGGTGCGGGAGTTTATTGAAAAGGACCTCGGGGATGGTTTGGGTCGCTCTGTCGTTATCGTTGCTACCTCGGACCAGCCGCCTCTTATCAGGGTAAGGGGGGCATTTTTAACCGTTGCTATTGCCGAATACTTCAGGGATGTGGGTAACAATGTGCTTCTGATGATGGATTCACTTACGAGATTCAGCATGGCACAGCGGGAAGTGGGGCTTGCAATCGGCGAACCCCCGACATCAAAGGGGTATACGCCAAGCGTGTTTTCTCTTCTCGCAAAACTCCTGGAAAGGACAGGGAACGGCGAAAAAGATGGTACTATGACAGCAATATATACAGTGTTAGTAGAAGGCGATGACCTCGATGACCCCATTGCAGATGCAGCCAGATCAATTCTCGATGGGCACGTTGTTCTCTCGAGGAAGCTGGCAGACATGAATCAATATCCCCCCATCGATGTTTTAAAAAGCATCAGCAGAACCATGAAGGATATTGTGCCGGGAGAACAGACAGAGTATGCAGGCAGGATAATCGGAATCCTCTCAGAATATGAGAGGGCTGAGGATTTGATCAATATAGGCGCCTACAACCCCGGGAGTAATGAAAAAATCGATTATTCCATATCCATGATGGATAAAGTGAGGACATTTCTGACCCAGGGTGTGGACGAAAAGGTAACCCTTGAGGATTCCCGGAACAGTATGAAGATACTATTCTATGTGTAATACCAAGTCGCCTTCATTCGCTCATCTTTGTTATCTCCTCCTCGCACTCCTCGACGTACGTTCTGTGTACGCCTGCGTCGGCTCGTTGTCGCTGCCTCGATGCGCCTTTGAATGCAACTTGGTATGATAGATGCCCGTCCGTCCGCCCAGATAAAACCATTCGTGGGCATGGTTAGCTAATATGTCAACACAGCGCATAGAGAGAATCATAGACCTCAAAGAAAAGCTCATGGAGGACAAACAGAGGGAAATTGAAAATACTCTCGGTTTAATGAATAAAATAACAAATGGCATTATTGGTATAGATAACAATATTAATTCAAATTATGAGCGTATGACTATAACAAGCATAAGTGGAAACGATTTTTGCGTAATAAAAGATAACCTGACATACCTTGAAAACAGGAAAAGCGAACTCATGGAACAGAAAGAGGCATATAACAAAAAGGTGAGTATACTCAGGATGGAACTGATTGAACAGGCAAGAGAAGTAAAAAAACTTGAAACGTTAGAATCGAAGACCCTCCAGGTCATCAAAAAGGCTCGAAACAGAAAAGAACAAAAATCTCTCGATGAAATTGCCCTGAAAAAACAGAATATTTAGGAAAAGTTTTCCCACCCGTGGAACAATTTTCCTTCGCAGCGCTGATTAAACACCTGCCAAAAACAACAACATATTGAAAATAAACAATAAATAAGTTTGGCACGCATTTTGTTATATATATTGGGTATGGAAAATCTTCTTATCAATGGTTTATCTGGATGTTTCTCGGGTTCTGAAAAAATTCCATTTACAGGTGAAAACGTTTCTGACGGAAAAACGGGACCCGATGAATTTCTCAATGTTCTGAAGGATATCATCGGAAAGGATTTCACGGCAAACCTTCAAATGCAGTCCGGTATCCCGCTGAATATCGATAAAGGCACTTCTCTCCCTGTATTGGCCCTGCAGGTTGTTACTGCCCTTCAGTTGCCGGATGAAGCAGGGGAAGATGTATCGGCCGTTCTGATGTCAATCCTGTCCGCGTTCGGGTTAAACATCGCGCCCGAAGCCATGTCCTGTATACCGGAGAGCGGTATCGAGGCCCCGAAGTCGGGCAGCACAAACGCTACGCAGGGTGATAAGGAAGATGCTCCATATAAAGAAGCAATGGCTATATTATGTAATGAATTATGCAAAATATTTAATCCAATTGAAGGCGTGATTCCGGTATCTATCGGGGCCGGAAACAGCCTGTCCGCTTCCTCTTCCGATGAACCGGGGCGGGAAACATTATCGGGTGAAATTAAAAAACTGTTAGAGAGACCGGACATAATTGCCATGCTTCAATCCCATGGAATACCCATTCAACCGGATCCCTCTATGGATATCCCTGTATTGCTGTACAGGGCCATGAACATGGCGGCTCAGCAGCAGAAAGCCGTTGCCGGCAGTGAAGGTGTTCAGGAAAACACGCCGGACATGACAGAGCAAAGGATACAGGGTGACGGCGCTTTCTCTTTTAGAGACACACAAGGTTCCAGACTTTACCATATGGCCTCCACAAAGACAGACCGTATTGAAACCGGTGTTTCCGTTGAAGCCAGCACCATGCCACCCTTTGCCGGAGATAAAGATATGCCGGCGGACATGGATGTGAGGCTAAAAACAGACGGGATGATAAACAAGAACCCGGAGATAAAGAATATTCATGCGAACATGAATTTCCGGATTCCAGAACAGGTTGTAGATGAAATGAAGCTCGCCGAAGGCTTCAATGCTGCGAGCGAAAAGAATGGCAGTATCTTGAAGAATATTATAGCAGGATTGCAAAACGAGACCATCGAAGCGCCGCAGAAGGATACAAAATTTTCATTCAAAGAAAACGATTACATGCCCTTTGCAAAATCCGGCCATTTTGAAGCAGATCAATCCCCTGAGGCAAAAGGGACGCAGACTGTTGAAAAAGGGTCTTTCGCATCCATGATTACAGACAGAATTGAAAAGATTATCGGGCAGAATCAGGTAAGGAATACACCTATGGATATGGTGATGAGGATGAATATAAATGAGAAGGAGAGTCTACTCATCGGACTCAAGCGTGAAGGTCAACAGATTTTTGTCGAAATCAAAACGGGAAGCTCATCGATTATGAACCTGCTGCAGGCCAACAAGGAAGTTATTATCCGGAATCTGGAAATGAAGAACGTAAATGCAAATATTTTTGTAAATCCCGACAGTGATGGCGGCTTTGAAAGAAGAGAAAACAGGAGGGAAAACAGGAGGGGCGCCGCAAATGGCAAAGCGCAGAATAATTTTTTTGAGTTGCTGGAAACACAGGCATAAGGAGGTACTATGAGCATTTCAGCGATAAACAGCACCGGCAATACCACGACCGCAACCGGCAGTACTACGCCGGCCAATTTTGTGAGCAAAGACGCTTTTTTGAAGATCCTCGTAGCACAACTCAAGTATCAGAACCCGTTAGAGCCCATGAAGCCTGACCAGTTCTTAACCCAACTCTCGCAGCTTACCCAGGTTGAACAGTTGCAGACTATCGCAGACTCGCTTGCCGGTATGAAAAAGGCATCTGAGACGGGAAATATGATGCAGTGGATAAACACAATAGGGAGAAAAGTGAATGTAGACAGTACAACGCTTTCAAAGGGAGATCAAGTTTATTTAACGCCGGGTGGCGATTATGATCAAGTGGTACTTACTTTAACGAGTCAAACAGATGGTTCCATCAATAAAGTGACGTTTAATAAAGGCGAGGCCCTTGTTTACACATATGACGGCACTGATATTGTGACGATGACTGCGGCGGCCACGAAAAACAATACGTCTGTAGGGTGCACAACAAATGTGGGCAGGGTTGTAGCAGGAATAGACATGAGCAGCGGCATACCTCTTCTTGTAATGGGCAGCGGGGAAAGTTATTCAACAGACAAGATTAAACAAATATATTAAACAAATAAAAGAATAGGAGGTACACTATGTTAGGCTCTATGTTCTCAGGGATCAGCGGTTTGATGTCAAACAGTCAGGCGATAAATGTGGTTGGAAATAATATTGCCAATGTGAATACTATCGGATTTAAGGGAAGCAGGGCAACCTTTTCGGACCTTTTGTATCAGTCCATAAATGGAACGGCGGGTGCAAGCCAGGTTGGCCGCGGTTCCACGCTGACTGCGGTTGATACCCAGTTTGCCCAGGGTTCTTTTGAAAGCACAACCGAGCCTACGGATCTTGCCATTGGCGGGAAGGGTTTTTTTGTTGTAAAAAGGCCTGAAGGCGATATGACAGAATATTATACAAGGGCAGGACAATTCAGATTCGACAAGGATGGCAACCTTGCTAATCCTACAGGGCTTATTTTACAGGGTAAAGCGATAGACACGACAACCCAGAAGGCAGTAGGTGTTGATACAAATGTAATCATTTCACAAAAACCAAGCGATCCACAGATAACAACGGCAATCGATATGACGGTAAACCTCCAGTCGAACGCTGTATGGAAGGGGTCCGTAGGCAGTCTCGCTACCACCGCTGGAACGGGAAGCATTGCCTCGGTAACCAATACGCTCGGAAAGTGGCCGATTGCCGGTGATTATACAGCCACCACAGTATTAACTACTCCAGCCGTGAAAGCAACGGGCACCGTTACGTCGTCCGGAGTCAATGTCACCGCCGGTGACACCGTCACTATCGCAGGGAAGATATACACGTTTGTTGCTGTCCCGGCGATCGAAGGCAATGTTCTCATCGGTGCGGATGCGGCAACGACATTGGACAATCTAAAGTCTGCAATCAATCATACTGGAACTCCAGGCACAGATTACTTTTGTGCTGCTGCGCATCCAACTGTCACAGCAACAACCAACACCGCCACGGTACAAACTTTAGAAGCTATCACGGCAGGAACGGATGGTAATGTTGCTTTGGCGGAGGGTGCGGCTACTCTAACAGCAAGCGGTGCAGCGCTTACAGGCGGGACGGACGATGTCAATACATTGACCGTTGCGGTCACACGGCTCAAGGCCGATGGAGTGACCCTTGGAGATACGGTCTCTGAAAGCAAAGTGATAACGGCAGGAACCAGCATAGCCAACTTTGAGGATTTAGGCGTTGATATCACTCCCGGCTCAGTCGTTGCCGCCGGTACCCAGACATTCAACGTTTCGGGCTTTAACGTGGATAGCCCCACAGCCACTGCGAATTATTCTTCCGCCATAACCGTGTATGA from Pseudomonadota bacterium encodes:
- a CDS encoding ATP-binding protein; amino-acid sequence: MSISEAELLKDAFNGFSRASDSIVNYYNVLESQIRLLKEEVESKNRELEKAKEYLYNILDSIPVGIVVVDQKSISFLNKTAERLSSEKFIDDLNNSSQKAGEIKNGKGQYRWKKDVLRNGFTGKEVIVIEDVTEFEKMKERFERDERLRAMGEMAARIAHEIKNPLGSMELFLSMLSDRKLKPKEKKYVDYIHFGVQTIDRIINNILSYTRPRSLVMNEEKIDKVVEETLDFMKLSIMSRNINVHYDVHYDGVSFFDPDMMKLVIMNFISNAIDAVTGKGSIRIEIKEEGKYVVIVVNDNGAGMSEDVRKNIFNPFFTTKDKGVGLGLFIVHNIVQAHKGYIEVESTEGVGTTFFVYIPKDSQ
- a CDS encoding sigma-54 dependent transcriptional regulator, translated to MKTNVLVIDDDYHMRVALKESLTKTGYTVFLAENGMKAINEISKRIFDLVITDVKMPHLNGIELLKHIRKEHPLLPVILVTAYGTIQDAVSVIKEGAFDYIQKPFTADTLYSTIKRAIGVNNGKIIYASKAIKDVLMKAEKVAKSDVTVLVLGESGVGKELISRFIHENSDRPKSPFVPVNCASLPENLLESELFGYEKGAFTGAYSRKMGKFEIADRGTILLDEITEMDFRLQAKLLRVLQEKEIEVVGSKYPKKIDARVIATTNRNIVKLVEEGKFREDLYYRLNVFPIYVPPLRERKEDIPELVAYFLRKHSKGMDVSINEEAMNFLMENNWKGNARELENVIARACILSNYSVIKLTHLQEMTFAQDSSRGSIREMEMKLILDALKTCNGNRTRAASMLGKTTRTLRNKIKEYKDTGILPATEDKQWMS
- the flgC gene encoding flagellar basal body rod protein FlgC, giving the protein MSILDILRISASGLKAQRIRMEVIATNLANIQTTRTDEGGPYAKKEVVFTTADVSEAGGFGKMFSEKIEGVKVEEIANSKKHFEKAYDPGHPDADQEGYVTSPNVNLMEEMADMISATRAYEANINVVNTTKEMFLKTLEIGK
- the fliE gene encoding flagellar hook-basal body complex protein FliE; amino-acid sequence: MKIEALQLPNFAEKKGATEVKGSASFTEILKDSMNKANELQKEADQETQKIAKMESVDIHTAMIAAEKASLTFQTMMQVRNKIIEAYGEIMRMQV
- the fliF gene encoding flagellar basal-body MS-ring/collar protein FliF, which gives rise to MAATELLLNNAKSYITNVPKNKLYLYLFLFVSIVGGSVLGLSFLQKEDYQTLFSGLAVEDASMIVAKLKEQKVPYKLGLGGTTVYVPKEKVYDVRLLLASQNALPGNSGVGFELFDKTNYGMTEFMQNINYKRAIQGELARTINQMPEVKTSRVHIALPERTLFYDREKQVTASIFLKLKPGKALPKEQVAGIVQFVASSIEGLKAENITVIDSSGKILYKSGDASSPIVLSGQQYELQKNVERKFEESIQSLLNTFLPASRSIVRASVELNLRKVETVEEEYNPEKAVVATSKKSREMVASRAAKAGGVPGVASNTPNAPKKEGNKNKGNQENPDKAKESEREEEHKTYELTKTIRKIVEPYGDIKKLSLAVVVDGKYEKVKGQKGEESRYAPRSQKELQDIKNLIARAVGYNEQRGDKLEVQSAPFEIENVAEDKSLLESSNKKEMIYNIGKYVFYLAILLSIFTFVVKPVIGLFKDRAGSIAMRQVSGIKDTYAGSKGAINDASAKGGADSTPVLSKAQPAFASALQDKALVKSIIKEWVRERS
- the fliG gene encoding flagellar motor switch protein FliG; protein product: MDVSDITGARKAAILLLTMDEELSKEILKEFEKDEIETIGREIANLKYIPENTVRLVHGEFLKSLEKSGLAVVDGQNKFKALMKKSLGNETADAIFDSMGGKEGAPGDFLRTCDSRLLAATIKGEHSQTISLIVSLLPSKKACEVIGMLPGNMQGDVITRMANLGRVDKNVLSEIEGIMREQLQDLGVGEEKQMGGVSAVANILNQMDKTREGEILGIIEEMNPELAERIKQFMFTFEDLIKLDNKSIQSLLKEISTEDLAIALKGASDTIKAKIFTNMSERAAAMLKEDLEAMGPVRLSEVDQAQKRIALTAKRLEAEGKIIITGENEKFV
- a CDS encoding FliH/SctL family protein, translated to MKNSYNKKEVHPLTLNSFADILPNDENVKFISFFGSSPEKKGHWQEVGRQLKNEADIETETRKVFEDAYKEGEKAGFEVGMKKVEPLIRRLNGDIAALSAFKEELYKKAEEMSVELALVFAEAIVLQECTKNRDIVLNMAKKALEICEEKHEITIRIRRDDIRYISEDAISSLKVIPDDTLKDPGFIIESNFGAIDGTIATQIEELKKEFCKEYADR
- a CDS encoding FliI/YscN family ATPase; translation: MQTDEKLLVIREALKGFYPYKVYGKVNQVVGLVIEGKGPISSVGDAALIHPVDGTSPINAEVVGFKDGKTLLMPLGDLRGIGVGSKILSRKQTVNVAVGEGLLGRVIDGLGNPMDGKGPINCSDFVPVYRETVNPMKKKRILDPLDLGIRSMNGLLTCGKGQRIGIFAGSGVGKSVLLGMIARHTEADINVIGLIGERGREVREFIEKDLGDGLGRSVVIVATSDQPPLIRVRGAFLTVAIAEYFRDVGNNVLLMMDSLTRFSMAQREVGLAIGEPPTSKGYTPSVFSLLAKLLERTGNGEKDGTMTAIYTVLVEGDDLDDPIADAARSILDGHVVLSRKLADMNQYPPIDVLKSISRTMKDIVPGEQTEYAGRIIGILSEYERAEDLINIGAYNPGSNEKIDYSISMMDKVRTFLTQGVDEKVTLEDSRNSMKILFYV